One Salvia splendens isolate huo1 chromosome 12, SspV2, whole genome shotgun sequence genomic window carries:
- the LOC121758868 gene encoding galactinol synthase 1-like isoform X2, whose product MHTIEAIHISICACDGDYVKGVVCLAKGLKKVKAAYPLVVAVLPDVPEDHRNMLLNQGCIIREITPVHPPVSNKGSSFARDYFAVNYSKLRLWKFTEYWKMIYLDADIQVLGNMDNLFSMPSGIFYAVMDCLCEMDGVLCPHVVQWPQELGERPLAYLNCGMFIFEPSRHTYVRLLRTLKVTPPTPFAEQDFLNMFFKDISKPLHHIYNLLLPMLWRHPEEVELDRVKAVHFCLPGSKPWDYTGEEENMDRKDVKMLVARWWAMYCGAPVDLPCNRTSSQGSNGASRWGWVFNGASSWGFSWGFFTRASSRGSG is encoded by the exons ATGCACACCATTGAAGCTATACATATCAGTATATGTGCTT GTGATGGTGATTATGTGAAAGGTGTTGTTTGTCTGGCAAAGGGATTAAAGAAGGTGAAAGCAGCTTATCCACTAGTGGTGGCAGTTTTACCTGATGTGCCAGAGGATCATCGCAACATGCTCTTGAACCAGGGATGTATCATTCGTGAGATTACACCAGTTCACCCACCTGTCAGCAACAAGGGGAGCTCATTTGCCAGGGATTATTTTGCTGTCAACTACAGTAAACTTCGGCTTTGGAAG TTTACGGAGTACTGGAAGATGATTTACCTGGATGCAGACATCCAAGTGCTTGGCAATATGGACAACCTCTTTTCTATGCCTTCTGGTATCTTCTATGCTGTGATGGATTGCTTGTGTGAGATGGATGGTGTCCTTTGTCCACATGTGGTCCAATGGCCTCAAGAACTGGGTGAAAGACCTCTTGCTTATCTAAATTGTGGCATGTTTATTTTTGAACCTTCCCGTCACACATATGTCCGCCTCCTGCGCACCCTTAAAGTCACACCACCTACCCCGTTTGCAGAGCAG GATTTCCTTAACATGTTCTTCAAAGACATCTCGAAGCCACTCCACCATATCTACAACTTACTACTGCCAATGCTTTGGCGCCACCCCGAGGAAGTGGAGCTTGACAGAGTGAAGGCAGTTCACTTCTGTCTCCCTGGTTCAAAGCCGTGGGACTATACCGGGGAAGAGGAGAATATGGATAGAaaagatgtgaaaatgttggtTGCCCGCTGGTGGGCAATGTATTGCGGTGCTCCAGTGGACCTCCCCTGCAATAGAACTAGTAGCCAGGGTTCTAATGGAGCTAGTAGGTGGGGCTGGGTTTTTAATGGAGCTAGTAGCTGGGGTTTTAGCTGGGGATTTTTTACTAGAGCTAGTAGCCGGGGTTCTGGCTGA
- the LOC121758868 gene encoding galactinol synthase 1-like isoform X1, with amino-acid sequence MDHEVVITINKTLADDSLTRLYHSYAYVTFLAGDGDYVKGVVCLAKGLKKVKAAYPLVVAVLPDVPEDHRNMLLNQGCIIREITPVHPPVSNKGSSFARDYFAVNYSKLRLWKFTEYWKMIYLDADIQVLGNMDNLFSMPSGIFYAVMDCLCEMDGVLCPHVVQWPQELGERPLAYLNCGMFIFEPSRHTYVRLLRTLKVTPPTPFAEQDFLNMFFKDISKPLHHIYNLLLPMLWRHPEEVELDRVKAVHFCLPGSKPWDYTGEEENMDRKDVKMLVARWWAMYCGAPVDLPCNRTSSQGSNGASRWGWVFNGASSWGFSWGFFTRASSRGSG; translated from the exons ATGGATCATGAAGTTGTCATTACTATAAACAAAACTTTGGCTGATGATAGTCTAACTAGACTTTATCATAGTTATGCATATGTTACTTTCTTGGCAGGTGATGGTGATTATGTGAAAGGTGTTGTTTGTCTGGCAAAGGGATTAAAGAAGGTGAAAGCAGCTTATCCACTAGTGGTGGCAGTTTTACCTGATGTGCCAGAGGATCATCGCAACATGCTCTTGAACCAGGGATGTATCATTCGTGAGATTACACCAGTTCACCCACCTGTCAGCAACAAGGGGAGCTCATTTGCCAGGGATTATTTTGCTGTCAACTACAGTAAACTTCGGCTTTGGAAG TTTACGGAGTACTGGAAGATGATTTACCTGGATGCAGACATCCAAGTGCTTGGCAATATGGACAACCTCTTTTCTATGCCTTCTGGTATCTTCTATGCTGTGATGGATTGCTTGTGTGAGATGGATGGTGTCCTTTGTCCACATGTGGTCCAATGGCCTCAAGAACTGGGTGAAAGACCTCTTGCTTATCTAAATTGTGGCATGTTTATTTTTGAACCTTCCCGTCACACATATGTCCGCCTCCTGCGCACCCTTAAAGTCACACCACCTACCCCGTTTGCAGAGCAG GATTTCCTTAACATGTTCTTCAAAGACATCTCGAAGCCACTCCACCATATCTACAACTTACTACTGCCAATGCTTTGGCGCCACCCCGAGGAAGTGGAGCTTGACAGAGTGAAGGCAGTTCACTTCTGTCTCCCTGGTTCAAAGCCGTGGGACTATACCGGGGAAGAGGAGAATATGGATAGAaaagatgtgaaaatgttggtTGCCCGCTGGTGGGCAATGTATTGCGGTGCTCCAGTGGACCTCCCCTGCAATAGAACTAGTAGCCAGGGTTCTAATGGAGCTAGTAGGTGGGGCTGGGTTTTTAATGGAGCTAGTAGCTGGGGTTTTAGCTGGGGATTTTTTACTAGAGCTAGTAGCCGGGGTTCTGGCTGA
- the LOC121757805 gene encoding uncharacterized protein LOC121757805, protein MGVSLTKLFSRLYAKKELRIVMVGLDAVGKTTVLYKLKLGEIVTTIPTVGFNVETVEYNNIRFTVWDVGGQQRYKIRPLWRHYFHNTQGLIFVVDSNDRDRIVEARDVMHMMLNEDGLRNAVLLVFANKNDLRNAMSVAEITDKLGLHSLQQRRWHILSTCSTSGEGLYEGLDWLSDNFADKVCVFVVAPSEKMGLSFTKLFSRLFAKKEMRILMVGLDAAGKTTILYKLKLGEIVTTIPTIGFNVETVEYKNISFTVWDVGGQDKIRPLWRHYFQNTQGLIFVVDSNDRDRVIEARDELHRMLNEDELRDAVVLVFANKQDLPNAMNAAEITDKLGLHSFRDRHWYIQSACATSGEGLYEGLDWLSNNIANKS, encoded by the exons ATGGGGGTGTCTTTGACCAAGCTTTTCAGCCGACTGTATGCCAAAAAGGAGTTGCGGATTGTTATGGTAGGTCTTGATGCTGTTGGTAAGACCACTGTACTGTACAAGCTCAAGCTTGGAGAAATAGTCACTACCATTCCTACAGTAG GATTCAATGTCGAGACAGTTGAATATAATAACATTAGGTTCACAGTTTGGGATGTTGGGGGTCAACAAAGGTATAAG ATTCGGCCATTGTGGAGACATTACTTTCATAATACTCAAGGTCTAATCTTTGTAGTTGATAGTAATGATCGAGATCGTATTGTTGAGGCTAGGGATGTAATGCATATGATGTTAAACGAG GACGGACTAAGGAATGCTGTGTTGCTTGTTTTTGCTAACAAAAATGATCTACGAAATGCTATGAGTGTTGCTGAGATAACTGACAAGCTAGGACTTCACTCTCTCCAGCAACGCCGTTG GCACATCCTGAGTACATGTTCCACCTCGGGGGAAGGGCTATACGAGGGGCTGGATTGGCTCTCGGACAACTTTGCTGATAAGGTTTGTGTCTTTGTTGTTGCCCCCTCAG AGAAAATGGGGTTGTCCTTCACGAAGCTTTTTAGCCGGCTGTTTGCGAAAAAGGAGATGCGAATTCTTATGGTAGGTCTTGATGCTGCTGGTAAGACCACCATATTGTATAAACTCAAGTTGGGAGAAATCGTCACAACAATTCCAACAATTG GATTCAATGTGGAGACAGTTGAATACAAGAACATAAGCTTCACTGTTTGGGATGTTGGTGGTCAAGATAAG ATTCGACCATTGTGGAGGCATTACTTCCAGAACACTCAAGGGTTGATTTTCGTGGTTGATAGCAACGATCGAGATCGTGTTATTGAGGCTAGGGATGAACTGCATAGAATGTTAAATGAG GATGAGCTTCGGGATGCAGTGGTGCTAGTTTTCGCTAACAAACAGGATCTTCCGAATGCTATGAATGCTGCTGAGATAACTGACAAGCTCGGGCTTCACTCTTTTCGCGATCGTCATTGGTATATCCAGAGTGCGTGCGCCACCTCTGGAGAAGGCCTATACGAGGGCCTCGACTGGCTCTCTAACAATATTGCTAACAAG TCTTAA